One window from the genome of SAR202 cluster bacterium encodes:
- a CDS encoding helix-turn-helix domain-containing protein, giving the protein MKELTMSEREAKRTVVLNAVLEKRLTKAQAATALGVSERQVWRLLATYRKDGAAGLVHGNRG; this is encoded by the coding sequence ATGAAAGAACTGACAATGAGCGAGAGAGAGGCTAAACGAACGGTAGTGTTGAACGCTGTCCTTGAGAAGCGATTGACAAAGGCTCAAGCTGCCACGGCATTGGGGGTATCGGAGCGCCAGGTATGGAGGCTTCTGGCGACCTACCGGAAGGATGGAGCGGCAGGGCTGGTCCATGGCAATCGAGGAC